The Gallus gallus isolate bGalGal1 chromosome 3, bGalGal1.mat.broiler.GRCg7b, whole genome shotgun sequence genome window below encodes:
- the YPEL5 gene encoding protein yippee-like 5 isoform X1: MGRIFLDHIGGTRLFSCANCDTILTNRSELISTRFTGATGRAFLFNKVVNLQYSEVQDRVMLTGRHMVRDVSCKNCNSKLGWIYEFATEDSQRYKEGRVILERALVRESEGFEEHVPSDNS; the protein is encoded by the exons ATGGGAAGAATTTTTCTGGATCACATTGGCGGCACTCGCCTGTTCTCCTGTGCAAACTGTGACACCATTCTGACCAATCGTTCGGAGCTCATCTCCACTCGCTTTACAGGGGCCACGGGGAGAGCCTTTCTTTTTAACAAG GTGGTAAATCTGCAGTACAGTGAAGTTCAGGATCGGGTCATGCTCACTGGCCGCCACATGGTTCGAGACGTGAGCTGCAAGAACTGCAACAGCAAACTGGGCTGGATCTATGAATTTGCCACTGAAGACAGCCAGCGCTACAAGGAAGGCCGTGTTATCCTGGAAAGAGCTTTGGTCCGAGAGAGCGAAGGATTTGAGGAGCACGTTCCATCTGACAATTCCTGA